The region AAAATCAGCACAATTCAAAAATTTCTGGAGCAGATGCAAGCTTTAGGGAAAAACGACAGTACTCTTTGTGAGGGCATGATGTCAAGTACATTCGTATTTAAATTACGCTTAGACAGGCAGTACTCCAGACTAACCAGTTCTTACTTTCTCTGCGGGCCGACAGTGGGGTCACGTCGCTTTCGCAGTCAACAGTCAGTGCTGCCTCAGTCAACGCTGGCAACTGGTCGCGCGAGCAATGGAAAAGTCGCATCTCAAATTTCCCCATGATATTCGCGATGTGGAAGAGTCCACGAATGCCGAACTGCTTGAGTACTTCAAAGGTGTGTCCGATCTAGCATGTTGCCTGTGTGTAGCTGGTGTAACCTGATTCGTTTTCAGGCGAGCGGAATGGTTTTGTTCAGGTTGGAGCCGAGGGCTACTTCTTTCCAAACAAGTTTAAAGACGAGGCGGAGAAGTATTACAACTTTGAGGCGCGACCGAATGACGTCTGGATAGTGACAGTGCCCAGATCAGGCACCACTTGGACACAGGAGCTGATCTGGCTGCTGGCCAATGGCCTGGACTTTGAGCAGGCCCAGCGGCGACCTCTCACCGAGCGTTTTCCCTTCTTCGAGTTGGTCCACTGACAATTCTGTTGGGCAACATAGTATTCACTGCGTCTTGTTCCCTTAGGTTTCCCCTCTTCATGCACAGCCAGGTCAAGGCAGAGCTTCTGGAGGAGAACCATGAATCAGCTGATGCCTTGGAATTCATTGAGAAGATTTCCCGGCCGGGATACGAGGTCCTAAGTGAAGTGCCTTCC is a window of Drosophila pseudoobscura strain MV-25-SWS-2005 chromosome 3, UCI_Dpse_MV25, whole genome shotgun sequence DNA encoding:
- the St4 gene encoding sulfotransferase 1C4 isoform X2, producing the protein MQALGKNDSTLCEGMMWGHVAFAVNSQCCLSQRWQLVARAMEKSHLKFPHDIRDVEESTNAELLEYFKGERNGFVQVGAEGYFFPNKFKDEAEKYYNFEARPNDVWIVTVPRSGTTWTQELIWLLANGLDFEQAQRRPLTERFPFFEFPLFMHSQVKAELLEENHESADALEFIEKISRPGYEVLSEVPSSERRFIKTHFPFSLLPPSVLQNKCKIVYVARNPKDVAVSYYHLNRLFRTQGYIGDFERFWRYFQRGLSR